The Solibacillus sp. FSL W7-1464 genome contains a region encoding:
- a CDS encoding S1C family serine protease, which yields MGYYPEDEKKETQNDRIAELEARLKREEEEKQQRQNRKGKKGGSKGGYFLSGLSGVVVGALLLWLLLPSLANQLPGGNEVNSVTNDSPNSTISQTATEVTTDVTDAVEKVSSAVVGITNIQNVAPNFWNQSTGEAQAVGSGSGVVYKKEGNFAFIVTNHHVVDGAEQIEVTLDDGEKVKAELIGSDIWTDLAILSIPSEGIDTVANFGDSDVLKQGETVIAIGNPLGLDFYGSVTTGVISGKDRSVPVDLNEDGAEDWSTEVLQTDAAINSGNSGGALVNIAGELIGINSMKIAQSSVEGLGFAIPINSAIPIIEQLEKHGEVQRPTMGISLVDLTEVPAYYQQQTLKLPEEVTNGVVISQVVRGSAADKAGLQQYDVIVEMDGEKIENAIELRKHLYNEKSIGDTLKIKVYRNGKIVEANLELVENAQL from the coding sequence ATGGGTTACTATCCTGAAGACGAGAAGAAAGAAACTCAAAATGATCGTATTGCAGAGCTTGAGGCTCGTTTAAAAAGAGAAGAAGAAGAAAAACAACAGCGGCAAAATAGAAAAGGAAAAAAAGGCGGCAGTAAAGGCGGGTATTTTTTATCTGGCTTAAGCGGTGTAGTCGTTGGTGCTTTATTGTTATGGCTCCTGCTTCCTTCATTGGCAAATCAGTTACCAGGTGGGAATGAAGTAAATTCGGTTACAAACGATTCCCCAAACTCAACGATCAGTCAAACTGCAACTGAAGTGACAACAGATGTAACAGATGCGGTTGAAAAAGTATCGAGTGCCGTTGTTGGAATTACAAATATTCAAAATGTAGCACCGAACTTTTGGAATCAAAGTACTGGAGAAGCGCAAGCGGTAGGTAGCGGTTCGGGCGTTGTCTATAAAAAAGAAGGGAACTTTGCCTTTATCGTCACGAACCACCATGTTGTGGATGGAGCAGAACAAATTGAAGTAACTCTAGACGATGGGGAAAAAGTAAAAGCAGAGCTTATTGGTTCTGATATTTGGACAGACTTAGCAATACTTTCAATACCAAGTGAGGGAATTGATACAGTAGCCAACTTCGGAGATTCGGATGTATTAAAACAAGGTGAAACAGTAATTGCCATCGGAAATCCACTTGGCTTAGATTTTTATGGATCTGTAACAACAGGTGTAATTTCAGGGAAAGATCGTTCAGTACCAGTCGACTTAAATGAAGATGGTGCAGAGGACTGGTCAACAGAAGTATTACAGACGGATGCGGCAATCAATTCAGGGAACTCTGGTGGGGCTTTAGTAAATATTGCCGGCGAATTAATTGGTATAAATTCGATGAAAATTGCCCAGTCTTCAGTTGAAGGCTTAGGATTTGCGATTCCGATCAATTCAGCAATTCCGATTATTGAACAGTTGGAAAAGCACGGGGAAGTTCAACGCCCGACAATGGGAATTTCCTTAGTCGACCTAACGGAAGTACCTGCATATTATCAACAGCAAACATTGAAATTGCCGGAAGAAGTCACAAATGGTGTTGTCATTTCCCAAGTTGTAAGAGGTTCAGCGGCGGATAAAGCAGGATTACAGCAATACGATGTAATTGTAGAAATGGATGGCGAAAAAATTGAAAACGCAATCGAGCTCCGCAAACATTTATACAACGAAAAATCGATAGGCGATACATTAAAAATTAAAGTATATCGTAACGGTAAAATAGTAGAAGCTAATTTAGAGTTAGTGGAAAATGCACAATTGTAA
- a CDS encoding helix-turn-helix domain-containing protein, with the protein MKAVKVFDEAFAEKLKRLRKARGMTLQQLSAATGISPSYISRLERSEKQCPSFPILMELSRALKVDLMTLAEGLAEQEGVLDLYSLMFKSPLRVADKILTREETMMVLNMIERIVEFEWSRESQWHELSELGNAINKLKNLK; encoded by the coding sequence ATGAAAGCGGTAAAAGTATTTGATGAAGCATTTGCGGAGAAATTGAAACGTTTGCGTAAAGCACGTGGCATGACGTTGCAACAATTGAGCGCGGCGACAGGAATTAGCCCCTCGTATATTTCACGCTTGGAGCGCAGCGAAAAGCAGTGTCCGTCTTTTCCAATTTTGATGGAGCTGTCGCGCGCGCTCAAGGTAGATTTAATGACCTTGGCAGAAGGGTTAGCTGAGCAGGAGGGAGTCTTGGATCTTTACTCATTAATGTTTAAGTCGCCGTTACGAGTGGCAGATAAGATTTTGACGAGAGAAGAAACAATGATGGTATTGAACATGATAGAAAGGATAGTTGAATTTGAATGGAGCAGAGAATCGCAGTGGCATGAACTTTCTGAGTTAGGTAATGCAATTAATAAGTTGAAGAATTTAAAATGA
- a CDS encoding recombinase family protein, which produces MNEIRQVAIYCRVSTEEQATEGYSISAQLQTLRQYAQLYGWEIAGEYVDEGISGKNITRRPAIQKLIADVENNKFQAVLVWKISRLSRNMLDTLTLLDLFEANDVKFISYSENFDTGTPIGRLVVQLMASIAEMERNTLSENVKLGMKQRAYEGYWNGGIVFGYDVVDKALVINEKEAFIVKLAFELYAEGKGLKAVANHLNKAGYRTKRGHHFSVNGVAQILDNIIYNGKVSWAKVENWDSKRRKGKNPNPIIVEGKHEAIIPDDLWNIVQARRNSRSFKQRQSNEPFLLSSLLRCPTCNQGMVPAITTWKSKDGTKKKYRYYVCSDFHNKGSSACHANSTKAYEAEAQLIERIEQFAHSEQQLFSKLQALNTTSIELLHSLSTELEDIKKRLLEIQSLQNQYLDAFEQKTLPVTILQERLQKLTAEKTDLEQRQNEITAQLSSNDSKVIQPDLIQTLLLRFLDAYKCAPREHQKRLLQLLIGQITVKQPTGKPRSIDTIELDFDFSEVNVSKTFTLLHLLYREANMEDEFSSPKFAYDHKMPPYLQLFLPLFMIRFTLNNSETAVNLLY; this is translated from the coding sequence ATGAATGAAATTAGACAAGTAGCGATTTATTGTCGGGTGTCGACTGAGGAACAAGCAACAGAAGGTTATAGTATTTCCGCGCAACTACAAACATTACGACAATATGCACAGCTATACGGTTGGGAAATTGCTGGTGAATATGTCGATGAAGGGATAAGTGGTAAAAACATTACACGTCGCCCTGCAATTCAAAAACTTATTGCTGATGTCGAGAACAATAAGTTCCAAGCTGTGCTCGTTTGGAAAATCTCACGTCTATCGCGCAACATGTTAGATACACTTACGTTATTAGACTTGTTTGAAGCGAACGATGTAAAATTCATTTCTTACTCTGAAAACTTTGATACAGGTACCCCAATTGGACGTTTAGTTGTTCAGCTTATGGCTTCGATTGCTGAAATGGAACGTAATACGCTATCAGAAAACGTAAAGCTCGGCATGAAGCAACGCGCATATGAAGGTTATTGGAATGGGGGCATCGTATTCGGCTATGACGTCGTCGATAAAGCGTTAGTCATTAACGAAAAGGAAGCATTTATTGTTAAATTAGCCTTTGAACTATACGCGGAAGGCAAAGGGTTAAAAGCAGTTGCTAATCACTTGAACAAGGCAGGTTATCGAACGAAGCGCGGACATCATTTTTCGGTTAATGGTGTTGCACAGATTTTGGACAACATTATATACAACGGTAAAGTAAGTTGGGCAAAAGTTGAGAATTGGGATAGCAAGCGCAGAAAAGGCAAAAACCCTAATCCAATCATTGTTGAAGGTAAACATGAGGCAATTATTCCAGACGACCTTTGGAATATCGTGCAAGCACGACGAAATAGTAGGTCCTTTAAACAGCGCCAATCAAACGAACCTTTTTTACTTAGTAGTCTGCTACGCTGTCCTACTTGCAATCAAGGTATGGTGCCAGCCATTACTACGTGGAAATCAAAAGACGGCACTAAAAAGAAATACCGTTATTACGTCTGCTCTGACTTTCATAACAAAGGATCATCTGCCTGTCATGCGAACTCAACGAAAGCATATGAAGCAGAAGCGCAACTCATTGAGCGAATTGAACAATTTGCCCATAGCGAACAACAGCTTTTCTCAAAACTACAAGCTCTTAACACGACATCTATTGAATTGCTCCATTCCTTATCTACCGAGCTTGAGGACATAAAAAAACGACTGCTCGAAATACAGTCGCTTCAAAACCAATATTTAGATGCCTTTGAACAAAAGACGCTTCCCGTTACAATACTACAAGAGCGCCTTCAAAAACTAACAGCTGAAAAGACGGATTTAGAGCAAAGACAAAACGAAATCACCGCGCAACTAAGCTCTAACGATTCAAAAGTAATACAGCCTGACTTGATTCAAACGTTGCTATTACGTTTTTTAGATGCTTATAAATGCGCGCCACGAGAACATCAGAAACGGTTACTACAATTACTAATTGGACAGATTACGGTAAAACAGCCAACTGGCAAACCGCGCTCCATCGACACCATTGAACTCGACTTCGATTTTTCAGAAGTAAACGTTTCGAAGACATTTACCCTTCTTCACCTTTTGTATCGTGAAGCAAATATGGAAGATGAATTTTCATCCCCAAAATTCGCTTACGATCACAAAATGCCACCTTATTTACAACTTTTTTTGCCTCTATTTATGATACGGTTCACCCTTAATAATTCTGAAACTGCGGTAAATCTGCTCTACTAG
- a CDS encoding lincosamide nucleotidyltransferase Lnu(B), whose product MLKQKELIARVKKLVELDKNISACMMYGSFTKGEGDQYSDIEFYVFLKDDTVSTFDSAKWLYEVAPYSLLYQNEYGTEVVIFENLIRGEFHFLSEREMNIIPSFKETGFFPDTKSMFIYDETGQLEQYLSGLGGSGPKRLTEENVNFLLNNFSNLWLMGINVLKRGEYARSLELLSQFQKSILQLIRIVEENADNWLNMTKNLEKEISSESYEKFRKTTARLEKSELHEAYKNSLLFIIELYKLLERRYQLTVSNDFFEKLLHYMNE is encoded by the coding sequence TTGTTAAAACAAAAAGAACTAATAGCAAGGGTTAAGAAACTGGTCGAGTTAGATAAAAACATATCTGCTTGTATGATGTATGGCTCTTTTACAAAAGGAGAGGGCGATCAATACTCTGATATAGAATTTTATGTTTTCCTAAAAGATGACACGGTTTCCACTTTTGATTCAGCAAAATGGCTATATGAAGTCGCTCCATACTCATTACTCTACCAAAATGAGTACGGTACGGAAGTAGTGATTTTTGAAAATCTAATACGTGGTGAATTTCATTTCCTTTCTGAAAGGGAAATGAATATCATTCCTTCGTTCAAAGAAACGGGTTTCTTTCCTGATACAAAATCTATGTTCATTTATGATGAAACAGGACAATTAGAGCAGTATTTATCAGGATTAGGCGGTTCAGGGCCAAAAAGACTGACAGAAGAAAACGTTAATTTTTTATTGAATAATTTTTCTAACCTATGGTTGATGGGGATTAATGTTCTCAAAAGAGGAGAATACGCTCGTTCGTTGGAACTTCTATCACAATTCCAAAAAAGCATTCTGCAACTCATTCGAATAGTGGAAGAAAACGCTGATAACTGGCTCAATATGACTAAAAATCTTGAAAAGGAAATTAGTTCTGAAAGCTATGAAAAGTTTAGAAAGACTACTGCTCGATTAGAGAAATCAGAACTACACGAAGCGTACAAAAATTCCTTACTCTTCATTATAGAACTGTATAAACTTCTTGAAAGACGATATCAACTAACTGTTAGCAATGATTTTTTCGAAAAACTGTTACATTATATGAATGAATAG
- a CDS encoding CxxH/CxxC protein — protein sequence MKTYSCETHIDHALDMHVAETEQFPMMNLLSEEEKLSTTCSYCEQSATYIVSSK from the coding sequence ATGAAGACATACAGCTGTGAAACCCATATAGATCATGCGTTAGATATGCACGTGGCAGAAACTGAACAATTCCCGATGATGAATTTATTATCGGAAGAGGAAAAGTTATCAACAACTTGTTCCTACTGTGAACAGTCAGCAACATATATTGTATCAAGTAAATAA
- a CDS encoding recombinase family protein, translating to MRAVGYVRVSTDKQLDNTSIAKQTEEIKRYCDSNDITLVHIFDEGAKSAKSFRNRDAFKELYSFIMDKKNKIDCVVVYDSDRISRDNLEALYIYKRLNEEEIRLICIADNIDTSDPRSKILYQIMSLVAELERDMIIFRTSSGMEKRASEGHFNGGIIYGYTSSNKKLKIVPEEAKVVSFIFDKYANEQWGYKKIASALNTLGIRTKKDNYWTIFAVKTILSNPIYIGNMKWRGELRKGKHAPIIDVTLWEKAQSIMKLNSHLHEKIHPGSFPLSGLLRCPQCGAPMVQGNSSPKYKYYQCSRNKNSGSSACLANLISKEYAEKAVYEQVFTTLQKHNLIEPLINTLHSYSINEVMPLQQQIKKQEADLVDLKRKRKELINWRMRDIITEEIFEEEMHDLQQEEQALVKQIESLNQQIKLSDKQFLTTIVANSLKDFLQFFSMIKDDDKKILLQSLIKKIHVNPGDKPKNRTIKDIIYKFDLTYLNQVI from the coding sequence ATGCGTGCAGTAGGTTATGTTCGAGTAAGTACAGATAAACAATTAGATAACACTTCTATCGCAAAGCAAACCGAAGAAATTAAAAGATACTGTGACTCTAATGACATTACACTCGTTCATATCTTTGACGAAGGTGCTAAATCCGCGAAATCCTTTAGAAATCGCGATGCATTTAAGGAATTATATTCGTTCATTATGGACAAGAAAAATAAAATTGATTGTGTCGTTGTATATGACTCAGACCGTATTTCGCGCGACAATTTAGAGGCTCTTTACATTTATAAGCGCCTCAACGAAGAAGAAATACGACTCATTTGTATTGCTGATAACATCGATACAAGCGACCCGCGTTCAAAGATTCTCTATCAAATCATGTCGTTAGTGGCTGAGCTGGAAAGAGATATGATTATTTTCAGGACGAGTTCAGGCATGGAAAAGAGAGCTTCGGAAGGACATTTTAATGGCGGTATCATTTACGGCTACACATCCTCAAATAAAAAGTTAAAGATTGTCCCTGAAGAAGCAAAAGTTGTAAGCTTTATTTTCGATAAATACGCAAACGAACAATGGGGTTATAAAAAGATTGCATCTGCATTAAATACGTTAGGGATTCGTACAAAGAAAGATAATTATTGGACCATTTTTGCTGTAAAGACCATTCTTAGTAATCCTATATATATCGGGAATATGAAATGGCGCGGTGAATTAAGGAAGGGCAAACACGCTCCTATTATAGATGTGACATTATGGGAAAAAGCTCAGAGTATCATGAAATTAAATAGTCATCTTCATGAAAAGATTCACCCTGGTAGCTTTCCGCTGTCTGGTTTATTAAGATGCCCCCAATGTGGCGCGCCAATGGTTCAAGGAAACAGCAGTCCGAAGTATAAATATTATCAATGCTCTCGCAACAAAAATAGCGGTTCCTCTGCCTGCTTAGCAAACCTTATCTCAAAGGAATACGCTGAAAAAGCTGTATATGAGCAAGTTTTCACTACCCTTCAAAAGCATAATCTAATAGAGCCATTAATTAATACACTCCATTCCTATTCCATAAATGAAGTTATGCCTTTGCAACAGCAAATAAAGAAACAGGAAGCAGACTTGGTAGATTTAAAGCGAAAAAGAAAAGAACTCATAAATTGGCGCATGCGGGACATTATCACAGAAGAAATCTTTGAAGAGGAGATGCACGATTTACAGCAAGAAGAGCAAGCACTTGTAAAGCAAATAGAAAGCTTGAATCAACAGATAAAACTTAGTGATAAACAATTCTTAACAACTATTGTTGCGAATTCATTGAAGGACTTCTTACAATTTTTCAGCATGATAAAAGATGATGATAAGAAAATTCTTTTACAATCTTTAATTAAAAAAATCCACGTTAATCCAGGTGACAAACCCAAGAACCGAACAATTAAGGACATCATTTATAAATTTGATTTAACGTATTTAAATCAGGTTATTTAG
- the rlmH gene encoding 23S rRNA (pseudouridine(1915)-N(3))-methyltransferase RlmH, with amino-acid sequence MNITIISVGKLKEKYLKMGIEEYVKRLGGYAKIDLVEVPDEKAPEQLSDADMEIVKRKEGDRILAKINDGTYVIALALDGKMKTSEEMAADLEALMTYGKSKVAFVIGGSLGLHTDVLKRADEKLCFGKMTLPHQLMKLVLVEQIYRSFRIIKGEPYHK; translated from the coding sequence GTGAATATTACTATCATCTCGGTTGGTAAGCTGAAAGAAAAATATTTAAAAATGGGTATTGAGGAGTATGTGAAGCGATTAGGGGGCTATGCAAAAATCGATTTAGTAGAAGTACCGGATGAGAAAGCACCTGAACAGTTAAGTGATGCCGATATGGAAATCGTCAAACGTAAAGAGGGAGACCGTATCCTTGCGAAAATCAATGATGGTACATATGTCATTGCACTGGCACTGGACGGGAAAATGAAAACGAGCGAAGAAATGGCCGCAGATTTAGAAGCGCTGATGACTTACGGGAAAAGCAAAGTGGCGTTTGTTATAGGCGGATCATTAGGATTGCATACAGATGTACTAAAGCGCGCAGATGAAAAACTGTGCTTCGGAAAAATGACCCTACCTCACCAGCTGATGAAACTTGTGCTAGTAGAGCAGATTTACCGCAGTTTCAGAATTATTAAGGGTGAACCGTATCATAAATAG
- a CDS encoding two-component system regulatory protein YycI, with protein MDWSRTKTIFIWVFLVLNLFLYTQYLESYNEGQEIEVLGETMEVEARLKEDNITYIALPNNKESAAYYSGEIKNFSPSEVPFFPNQSAKIENNNKLIVAMEKPVKLQKSDTRDAYTEFVHNNVYEGDSYVLWDIDEEKKEATFFQKVNDVTLYYNVRGYIKLYWDDDNRIISYEQTMLEKHEKLDKQQNLLTARQVLQILYGKNLLKPDSQITEMNLGYSTIVQLTQTQVFAPTWEVRVKLADDTVEIHFVNAVQGRIVEIQNDLSEIVEQTEDLEE; from the coding sequence TTGGATTGGAGTAGAACGAAGACTATTTTTATATGGGTTTTTCTAGTATTGAATCTCTTTTTGTATACGCAATATCTGGAGAGTTATAATGAAGGCCAGGAAATAGAAGTTTTAGGGGAAACAATGGAAGTGGAAGCAAGATTGAAGGAAGATAATATTACGTATATTGCTCTTCCAAACAATAAGGAAAGTGCAGCATACTATTCAGGAGAAATTAAAAACTTTTCCCCATCTGAAGTTCCGTTTTTCCCGAACCAAAGTGCAAAGATTGAAAATAACAACAAACTGATTGTGGCGATGGAAAAGCCTGTAAAGCTTCAGAAAAGTGATACTCGAGATGCGTATACGGAATTTGTCCATAACAATGTATATGAAGGTGATTCCTATGTGCTTTGGGATATCGATGAAGAGAAAAAAGAAGCGACATTTTTCCAGAAGGTAAACGACGTGACATTGTATTATAATGTACGTGGATATATAAAACTTTATTGGGATGATGACAACCGTATCATTTCCTATGAACAGACAATGCTGGAAAAGCATGAAAAGCTGGATAAACAGCAAAATCTATTAACTGCAAGACAAGTATTGCAGATTTTATATGGAAAGAATTTATTAAAACCGGATTCTCAGATTACGGAAATGAATCTAGGCTATTCTACAATTGTTCAATTAACGCAAACTCAGGTATTTGCACCGACATGGGAAGTACGGGTCAAGCTGGCTGATGACACAGTTGAAATACATTTTGTGAATGCGGTACAAGGACGAATTGTAGAGATCCAAAACGATTTATCCGAAATTGTCGAGCAGACAGAGGATTTGGAAGAGTAG
- a CDS encoding YycH family regulatory protein, with protein sequence MKYIEQIKSLLLTFLVTLSVVFTLLIWNYKPEYETIKETQVEEELVGQSKELQEVLKPYRLLYRQNEQFSGTVATATINEFYSQLRTWEIYDLDLVDTELSNIKMNDMLRKDNRVTMFFNEEMPLQVFSSLLSFNDNEIPEASFTRLIVDWSNIEKNGQLQILFLNTEKRLLYSAYAGLPDKEYFMKKVIEPANGFSQYVEVERDNLRSLYVAKDPIQSSTYTYLVDPVSVETSVSSFKKILFTDLKIVKPNNEGPQSERFTDGTSLMTVDNQNRIINYVHPPAESIAPISSSKLLIDSFNFVNDHGGFTQDFRLSYMNIGKHITEYQLFVQGYPVHSEVTTTRLATTWGENRIFRYRRPYYSIGSFVKSTQRELDSGEQIIESLRTENNELFKESDEIVVGYQLTQNADVIVLNPSWFAITNNVWKPLTPKEIGGVEVGLE encoded by the coding sequence ATGAAATATATTGAACAGATCAAGTCTCTTTTATTAACATTCCTCGTTACACTCAGCGTTGTATTTACACTTCTTATTTGGAATTACAAACCAGAATATGAAACGATAAAAGAGACACAGGTCGAAGAAGAGCTTGTTGGGCAGTCCAAGGAATTGCAGGAAGTACTAAAACCATACAGATTGCTGTATCGCCAAAATGAACAGTTTTCCGGCACGGTTGCTACCGCTACTATAAATGAGTTCTACAGCCAATTACGTACGTGGGAAATTTACGATTTGGATTTAGTTGATACTGAACTATCTAACATTAAAATGAACGATATGCTGCGTAAGGATAATCGAGTAACGATGTTTTTTAATGAAGAAATGCCATTGCAGGTTTTTTCCAGTCTTTTATCCTTTAATGATAATGAAATACCGGAGGCAAGCTTTACACGTCTTATTGTAGACTGGTCAAATATAGAGAAAAATGGTCAATTACAGATACTCTTCCTAAACACAGAAAAGCGACTGTTATATAGTGCATATGCAGGCTTACCGGATAAGGAATATTTTATGAAGAAGGTAATAGAACCGGCCAATGGTTTTAGCCAATATGTTGAAGTTGAGCGGGATAATTTGCGTTCTTTGTATGTGGCCAAAGATCCTATTCAATCATCGACCTATACGTATTTAGTGGACCCGGTGTCTGTTGAAACTTCTGTTAGTTCATTTAAAAAGATTTTGTTTACCGATTTAAAAATTGTAAAGCCGAATAACGAAGGTCCTCAATCTGAAAGGTTTACTGACGGGACATCATTGATGACGGTAGATAACCAAAATCGTATTATAAATTATGTGCATCCGCCTGCAGAAAGTATTGCGCCAATATCTTCCTCGAAATTGCTAATAGACAGTTTTAATTTTGTAAATGATCATGGTGGTTTTACACAGGATTTCCGCTTGTCTTATATGAATATTGGTAAGCATATTACAGAATATCAGTTGTTCGTCCAAGGGTATCCGGTTCATAGCGAAGTTACAACAACACGACTTGCGACGACTTGGGGTGAAAATCGTATTTTCCGTTATCGCCGCCCTTATTATTCGATTGGATCTTTTGTGAAAAGCACTCAGAGAGAGCTGGATTCAGGAGAGCAAATAATAGAATCTCTACGTACAGAGAATAATGAATTATTTAAAGAATCAGATGAAATTGTTGTTGGGTATCAATTGACGCAGAATGCGGATGTTATTGTTTTAAATCCAAGTTGGTTCGCCATTACAAACAATGTATGGAAACCACTTACACCCAAGGAAATAGGGGGTGTTGAAGTTGGATTGGAGTAG
- a CDS encoding MBL fold metallo-hydrolase — MRFSVLASGSTGNAVYVENDEHSFLIDAGLSGKKMEQLFANIDRDMKNLSGILVTHEHSDHIKGLGVIARKYNIPVFANAKTWTAMDGLVGTIPTDLCFDFDMETVKTFGGLDIQSFAVSHDAAEPMFYTFYENGRKLVVITDTGYVSDRMKGYIAAADAYVFESNHDVSMLQMGKYPWSIKRRILSDVGHVSNEDAAVAMADVVAEKPTQIYLAHLSKDNNMKDLARMSVEQTLQSCGIIAGEYLHLHDTDANEPTKLVTV; from the coding sequence ATGCGATTTAGCGTTTTAGCAAGTGGCAGTACAGGAAACGCAGTCTACGTAGAAAATGATGAACACTCATTTTTAATTGATGCAGGATTAAGCGGAAAGAAAATGGAGCAACTGTTTGCTAATATAGATCGTGATATGAAAAATTTATCAGGAATTTTAGTAACACATGAACATAGTGACCATATAAAAGGGCTTGGTGTCATTGCACGTAAATACAATATTCCTGTGTTTGCAAACGCAAAAACATGGACAGCGATGGACGGGCTAGTTGGTACGATTCCAACAGATTTATGTTTTGATTTTGATATGGAAACAGTAAAGACATTTGGCGGGCTGGATATTCAATCATTTGCGGTGTCTCATGATGCTGCTGAACCGATGTTCTATACATTCTATGAGAATGGACGAAAGCTTGTTGTCATTACTGATACAGGCTATGTAAGTGACCGGATGAAAGGATATATCGCAGCAGCAGATGCCTATGTTTTCGAAAGTAACCATGATGTGAGCATGCTCCAAATGGGTAAATATCCTTGGAGTATTAAACGTCGTATATTATCGGATGTAGGGCATGTTTCGAATGAGGATGCTGCAGTGGCAATGGCTGATGTTGTTGCTGAAAAACCGACGCAAATTTATTTGGCGCATTTAAGTAAAGACAACAATATGAAAGATCTGGCGCGGATGAGCGTAGAGCAGACATTGCAGTCTTGCGGCATTATTGCAGGGGAATACCTGCATCTGCATGATACCGATGCAAATGAACCGACAAAGCTGGTGACAGTGTAA